The nucleotide sequence tatattttttaatattacataagttAGAGATTCCTTAGAATTTgatgaattttattatattatccatataaaaatgataataaaaaaaccttattgatatgacaattttagtttatttttgttattaataacctattatatgtttgtgttattattttagatttaaaaatttattttaatataatttttaaaatattcttgaacactcgtaattgttatattaatattatgtataaaatgatattatacatggaaaaatgatattcaaatatgtatatgatatatggtgtaggatatatgatttggtttgtattgaaaatctgtataatattcaaatgatccattttgaatattgatacatatatttaagaaaatgatattttcatgtttgttaactaatttatagttcataatatatttatatttatattaaatttaagttagtatatcttttaaatatatatatagacccaTTATTAATAGATCTATTTAGGTGTATTTGTAGgcccaaaaccaaaagacttaaatgccattaatgaattttattaatcttttgtaaaaataagagtatttttgagaaaactgTAATTTTCATTAAGTTAATGATCATGTTTTAATGGTATTGATgatattttcatgtttgttaattaatttgtagttcataatatatttatatttatattaaatttaagttaatatatcttttaaatatatatagatccATTATTAATAGATCTATTTAGGTGTATTTGTAGGTccaaaaccaaaagacttaaatgtcattaatgaattttattaatcttttgtaaaaataagagtatttttgagaaaactgTAATTTTTATTAAGTTAATGATCTTGTTTTAATGGTATtgattaaactctctttcatggtacatggatatctttttttaattttatcaattaatttagtaaaattttgtaatactccataaattggtggactaaccactataaaatcgttattgtctagaaaaacggagataacaaaggttccaaacgtttttgacattcatcatatgttagtacatgatgcaactatgcattagaataatattgtcatatttttgaatttttctctaaatctatgtgttaacccatacgaaaataatgagtttttcggtaaatactatATACAgtgaagcctattatctttagtattgttttacaatttctaaacacattctacatttgtattaatgaatattaaactctatttcatggtaaatttaaactctatttcatggtaaataggtatcattttaatttttatatcaattaatttagtaaaacttcgcaatactctctaaattagtggactaaccactataaaatcaatattctctagagaaatggagacaacaaaagtttcaaatctATTTGAACtttattatatgttagtgcatgatgcaaccatgcattaaaacagtattattatatttttgaattttttttaaaatctatgcgTTAATCCTATTATACGCTCAGACACTAACCATATCGTTAGACCTTacaataaatttgaattatatattatatgattaagcaaaaaaaaacacatgcaAGAATAAGCAGAAAATACGCGATTGGACAAAACAGGAGCGGCAATAGAAGACTCGACGTCCACACCAGCTCCCACCTACTCACCCCCACCCTACTTTGTGGCCCCGCTAGCTCGGCCCACTGGGCCTTTATAGCTGGTAAGAACAAATATTAACCATTCGTTATTCTTTTCAAATTGTACATATATATTGGTTACGTCGGAAGTAGTAGTATACAGTAGTACGAGCATCTCTAaccccactctatttttcactctaaaatagagtttagagtaaaaatattccaatggtactctattttttactgtataatagagtgaaaaataagtttactccaaatataaagtaatttgtttttttttttcatcactctattttttactctaaaatagagtaccattgaagcaaactcaaactctattatagagttactctattttagagtaaaaaatagagtaaatcaTTAGAGATGGTCTAACCAGAATGCGTTGACTAAACTATTATCTCTCTTCGAAATGATCTGGTTTTCATGCGTAAACAATAACTTTGAACCACCCATGGTGACATGTATTCTATCTCTCACTTTCGTTCTCTGAATTCTCTCTAAAAAATCTTTCACGGAGGAGGACGATGAGAGTACTCGATCCTTTTTGGTTTTCTGATCTTTTGATCAGATGATGGTCTCTGGAAAGCGGTGGTTCACATAACCTCGTCTTCGCCGACTTTCGTCTCCGGGAAGTGGTGACCTTTTCACCGCTTACGCCGGCTCTCCATCGGGGTTCTCCCAGTTCCGTTTCGATCAGCGCTTCTACTGGTCTCGTACTCAATTGATTCTCCTtctcagcctttgattttggattCCTTTCCTTGGTTTAGGTGAATTTTCATTTTCGGGCTCTATCTACATCATTAAAGATGATCGATGTTCATGCAGGAATCTCAAAGGTTGGGTTTGATTGAAGTCGATTGAAGTTTTTTTGAAGCGTTTGATTTGTCAAATTCGACCCTCGACTGGTCGGAGTTGAAAGCTGTTCGGTTGAACGGATTCTCCTTCGTTTGTGTTTCGCCGACGCGGAGCTCCGTCGTGCCGTCTCTCTGGCACCGAAGGAAGAGATCTGTCTCGCGTCTTGACGTGTGGCCATTGATTGCTGGATAATCGACCACGTGGTAGAAGCTTGAAGGTTTCTTCCCCAACGGTTTTTCTTTTAGGTTTACGGTCCAGAAGTTTTTATCTGTATCGGCACGCTGTTTAGgctttatatttttactttcttGTATTGGGCTTCGTCCTCTCTTGGACTTTGTCCCTTTAATAAATctcaagttgacaaaaaaaaaaaaaaaactttgaaccacccaatattaataaaaagccAATAAGGAAAAAGTAAAGTTGCGTGACGTATTTTTgcaatattgaaaataaaataatgtagaGAGACAGGcaaaataaatgcggaaaaagGTTATGATAAAATCGTGACTCGGAGGAACACGAGTTTGAGAAATTAGAAAGCAAATCATATTAGGTATTTAGTCGAATCATATAAAGAAACTAAGAAGAGAAACAATATaatcaaaatgaaataaaaagcgAAATGAATGGCGTCCACTAATGGTGAGGTCATTATAATCAACATAAATCCAGCTTAGCTTCCATCACGTGCCACTTTACTTGTGCACCACCTCTTCATTAATCGCATTATCTATCTTACATAAAACATGATTATGTGTGTTGTACTTATGTCCACATGCGTACACATACACAAATACTCACTTACATTACGCGGGTTTAACACATATTTAAACAATGTTTAATCTTATTTGTGATCTGTGTCAAACGTTTTCAGTCGACAAAACAGCTAAATGAAATAAGTAATGGACGCAAACAAAAAACACAGATCAAGATGCACGACCTTGAATATTTTAAACGGCCTCGTATTTTCACTAATGGTTAATAGTTGTAACTTCACAGAAATAGTTTCTTGTTCTTTATCGGATCGAATATTGATAaggaaatttagaaaataatcacGGAGAAAAATAATACGTagccaaaaattaaaaagaatacTGGTAATATACAGCAAAGTGCAAGCTAGTTTCAGTACAAAACCCGAGGAGAAATAAGAGAGATTCGCGGGGGAGCCATGCGTGGGTTTATTATTCTAATAATCATATccttaaaaatgattattaaaTAATCAGGACCTCTAATATccaattaattaaattaatagtttAGTTTCCTTTCTCTgacaacattaaattaaatgacAAATCCTCACGTATTACGTGCAATACAACTCagctataatatttttaatttaattttgatatccTGGTAATTAGCTTTCtcgatataatatatttttcaaaaatataagaaaaacgaaggtgacaaaagaaaaacaataagtATAATAGAAGTATACAGTAGATTAACGGTCACGATAGTATCAAAGGATGAGATTCAATGAAGAGCAAATACACTGTTGGATCTGTGACATATGTTTATTTAGAGAGGACAGACCTATCAAGTCCATGATGAGACAGTGCAAAGCCCATCATACACTGTTTTTTGCCACAGAGAAGCTAGGGAGAGGGCATCCTCGTTATATCATTTCCTTACTTTATTTTCCTCTTCTAGCGATTAACCCGACACGTGCGACAACCAGCAgagataatttatttttatcctATTTTACACCCATAACGAGGtaattaaatttctcaaaaatataaGCATTTTGTTGTAGTAGTATAATTTTAAGAATTAATTTAATTAGTCTTTTTGTTgtagtataatttatttttatcctATTTTACACCCCCAATGTGTGCTAGTGTCCGTACACTGTAAAAGAGGGTCCCAGATCTGACGGTCGTGATTAAGATGCGACGCTGCACTTTCTTCGTACTTTATTCAAATTTTCAGTAACCATTCTCTCTttattttacctttatttttctaCCCCTTACTCATAAAGTTATATACTACATTTTATTGTATTGGAAAAAAGTTTCTAACCTACACCAAGTATGGTGTAATATGGTGAAAAACAtctgaaatattaaaatatgtcaATACCATCACCAACTATATGATAATACATACCACATgtacaaacaaaataattatatggtgTAAACTACATAAAtggttttaattgattttgtgatttattgaTGGGGTCAATCGgtaattaacaaaaacttaattaaaaacctaagaacccaacCCACACTAAGTCTATGAATCCGACCAAACATAAAGAACATGACTTAACCCGAAAATGAGAGGACTACAATTTTAGTATTCGTAAAAGACAAttgatttggggattttttaACACGGTAGGAGagaaagagacagagagagcaagagaaagagatcgacAGAGATTGCGAACCCTAACAATATCATTTCGTTTCCAGATATGGGGGAGCCGTTGGTGAAAGAGCCGCATGAGACAAGGGTAGCTCCGGTTTGGATAAAGCAGTCATACATGGAGACAGAACAGACCTTTGCTTGAAACAAAGTTTTGAAACATCATTAACAAGAAGCAAAAGAACAAAAGGAAGAGCTTTTTAAATTTCTGAAGTCGTTGCTAATCTATTACATTTGttgttttaaatgtttctttctttagaataagaataaaaaaaaaatcttgggaACAAAAGAGAGTTTTTTTGTCTCTATCTTGTCTACATAGAAAAAACAGGTGATTAAGGtttctaaaaccaaaaaaaaaaacttaactcaCTTCACTTCTTTGATTCTTTAATATTCACAAAGAGTAAATTAACTTCCTTTCTTTTAATTCTTGGTAAATAGTCACTATGTTACGGTGAGACTGTGTTCTCTGTTTCCTCCTTCCAACTTTTCGAGCTTTGAAGCTTCTCTGTAAACTCAGTTTGACTCTTCAAGCTCGGATACAGTGAGTCTGCAAATCATGTGCGACATCTCTTGGTAGTCATGAACTCGGATTTGTGACTCTCTTGGTCTGTTCGTCATTAGAGTGTGATCTTCTTGAATTGTTTCATTGCTCATACCAGATTCGAGTACTGAGGATAACCATCTTCTTGAAATGTTCTCTGTTACAAGggaaaaaatatacttttaacaCAAGAAAATAACCCAAAAGCTGATATGATATCTCAATTTTGAATATGAAGAGTTATCAACCACGTTCCGGAGTTACTCGAACATAATCAAGAACTGAAACAGGGCTCGAGTCGCAGCTTCTacactcttcttcctccttcatTGATTTCACTTCACAGGTGACTAAATCTCCATCTCTGGAGCAACGACCATTGTTCTTGATGTTCTGTCTCATCCTTGGCTCTTTCACAATTTTTGGGTGAATTCATGTTCTTTATGTTTGGTCGGGTTCGTAGACTTAGTGTGGGTCAGGTTCATAgggttttaattaaatttttgttaattaccaATTGACCCCATTaataaaccacaaaatcaattaaaaccaTTTATGTAGTTTAcaccatataattattttgttggtACATGTGACATGTATTATCATATAGTTTGTGATGGTATTGACATATTTTGATACTTCAGATGTTTTTCACCATATTATACCATACTTGGTGTAGCTGAGAAACTTTTTTCCTATTGTATTCTATTGGATCCTCCCTCAAATTGACATACATAAACGCTGGCTACAATCATTTCAAAAtgtaataatttaactaaaaCTAATCTGTTTTCTTCCTCTTATAAGACTTATCCCCAACgcactttattttttcttctataattttcactaaaatagaataattctattataatataatttttgttccAATGGTGTTACTTTACAATAGAGttattctattatagagtaaaatatagaaaaatgtcacattttcactttaaatatagagtaaaatatgacattcttctatatttcactctataatagagtaacaTCATTGGAACAAAAATTACACTATGATAGAATTactatattttagtgtaaattataaagaaaaaaaaatagagtctCATTGGAGATACCCTAAAGCCAGTCTCCATGAATTcatacaaaaataacattctccATAAATTCATACAATAATTGAAAGCTAACGATTCATATATCATTCTTCGAATGCTCAAATTAAAAATCTAGTCTCCATGAGTCTCTTCCAAGTCCCTCTCGATACTCTACTCCAACATAAGTGAAACTTGATAAGCTAATTTATGATGTTGCTTTTCCCTGTAGCAGGCTTGTACCAAGGTGTCCCTCTAAATACCATCGTTTGTTGCGGCTTCGTCTCATCTTCACGAGCCTAAGTGCATGCAATTTTTGCTTAGACTTGAAGAGAATGATTTGGATTTTTAGACTCGGCTAGCATCAAATACACATTTGAAAACCCTTATATGCACGTAAGGTGGTTTTTATCTCCAACAATAATCAAGATGGGCTTCTTTTCATTCTTGCCCAATTGCAGACACAAGTCTGTTATCAAATCCTTGTCAGCCATATCAGTGCATCTCTCTGTTCTTACTTTGTCACCTTTGTGGCCGACCACAAGTCTCAAGCAGTCTAGAACAGGAAATTCAGCATGACAAGCCATGGTTTCTTTGGAGGTAGATACATTTTTGATACCGTGCTCGTTAATTCGAGGTTTGGACCATAAGCTGTGAGATTATCCACCACAAACCTCGTATTATGTTTCTTCAATGACTTTTTAATATTGCTTTTGAGATCTTGAAGTTATAACCTTTGGGGAGCTTCGCGTTTTCTTTATCCCATAAAACATTGACAGGGATAGCATCGACATGGATATATCTGGAACTTGAAGGGCCTCTGCTTGAATCGTCTATGCTCGAACCGCCTCTGTTTGAACCGCCTCTGATTGAATCGCCTCTCCTCGAACCGTCTCTGATCGAACCGCTTATTGTCGAGAAAAAATCGATGATCTTGCCTTTGCCTATGGAGATGACGATGAAATCTGATGGAGGTGACAATGAGAACGGCTTGGCCTGCTCTCTACTAAAGCTAATCTATTATCTGCTGcaataataacaaaattaatttttaatttttctaacaACAGCAgtaatttttgatgtttcatcAACTATCCTTTATTTTTTACAGTCATATTTATTGATGTTATGTGTTATATATGTGATTGGTTTGGTTACACCAAAATGGTTTACAATATTTTGATGGTGGTTTACTCCAAGTGGTGGGTAAAATAAACAAAGATTAAATTACTGTAAGATAATCACTAGCCTTGGAGATGGTCAGATTCCCACATCAAAACATGATTGGACGGTTCTGGTGTCATCATAATTAACCATGGCTTTCTTCACACCTTCAGATCATTCATCTgcattattgattttttttcttcacattATTTGTGGTCCCCGCAAACTACGATTGCTTACCAACATATCTAGCCGTGAATTGCATATCCAACCCTATCATTAGATTCTCTCTTCCCATACACCTTGCCGCATGCTAACTTTACACCTCTTCTCGCGATATACCCGAGcctccatttttcttttttttcactaGAATTTTCATTGATAACTTTGAAAAAATACACAGTGAAATGCTAAAACTGGCGGAAAACATAGATATTCCCGAAAACTAAATCCAAAAAACACGGAAAACTAAAACCCAAACATACGAGCTTCATACGAACAGCTGAAACATATACTAAACTCTTACATCCCTTCAAAAACCCATAATCTAATTATCTATGGATAAGAGAACCAATACTTGATTGTCTAAGACTAGCCGGAGATCTTACCAACAACTGAACAAAAGAACACACAACGTTTGTCAAGAAGAGCAGAGACCTCATCTGAACCTCCTGTTCAAGATGACAACACCCAACCACATAGACCTCATCTGAACCATCTGTTCACGATGAGAACAACTGAACTATAATGCCATAACCCAGACATACCCCAAGGAGATCCATCTTCAATCATACCTTTAGCTGGACACCTCCACACTTCAACCTCATTTTATTGCTTCACAACAAGAAGCCACTGAGGAAAAGACTACCAGAGGCAAACTAAGAGTAACGCTTATTCAACAGACGAGAAAATGACACTTTTAAAACAGAGAGAATAAGAGTTAAACTGAAACCATCTTCAACCCAAAACCTTCATCTGCTCCTCACAAGACCACCACATCACTGTAAGTGTCTGACACTACCAAAGTTTGGTTTAGACTCAtataaagattatttaaaaaaaaaattacaacgaagaatattttaaaaattgaaaaatgtttGTAGAATGCTTCATCTTTCGAACAAAATATATGCTTTACAAAGCTAcattaaattcttttatattaaataaaccaATCTCTTAAACTTTactgtaaaaacataaaattataacttaTGGTCAACCAACCCCCGTatacaatttttcaaaaatggttTCCAAACTACTGATTATTGATTTTGTATTAAATAAATCAATCTCTTAAGTGAGTAGTGTTAAACTTGTGTAAGTAAcactactcacttaaaataatttttaacccGAAAAAATAATCTAAATCTCCTTTGAATTAAGCCATTTTACAGTGGGTTATTGTAACATCCAAAGCTACATTAAAGTATGCTTTACAAagccacattaaaaaaatttatattaaataaatcaatCTCTTAAACTTGacagtaaaaacataaaattataacttaTGGTCAACCAATCCTCGTatacaatttttcaaaaatggttTCCAAACTACTGATTAttgattttgtattaaaaaacaattagacTTGTGTAATTAACACTAATcacttaaaataatttttaacccgaataaaataatctaaatcTCCTTTGAATTAAGCCATTTTACAGTGTTAACATCCATTTCCATCGTTCCCGTTTTGTGTGGCTGCCCTCATCTGATAAGATAATCTCCCGCTTCCATTCAATCCAACGGCTACCATTCGAATTAACAAGAACACGTGGCAAGATCGCGAAGGACAATCACAATCACCGAAAAGGGTCACATGGAGATGTCTGACCATGGTTAAGAATTAACCGAACCAGAGTTGGCTTTTTTAGCTCGACCTTCCCTTCCCTatccttcttccttctctttcatCTTCCTCCcaacctttctttctttctgcaTCTTCATCGCTCCGTTAATGGCGCCTCAGATCTATCCCTCCCATATATAAACTCCTTTCCCAATTTTTGTTCTTCACTATCAAtcgaaagatctcgagtttttttttttttttctatataatgtATAAGCGAGTGTCGTTATCGTTTCCAGAAGAAGTCCTCGAGCACGTATTCTCGTTTATACACGTGGACAAGGACAGGAACTCGGTGTCCCTGGTGTGCAAGTCGTGGTACGAGATCGAGCGGTGGTGCAGGAGGAAAGTCTTCGTCGGGAACTGCTACGCGGTGAGCCCCGGGAGGGTGATAAGGAGGTTCCCGAAGCTGAGATCCGTGGAGCTGAAGGGGAAGCCGCACTTCGCGGACTTCAATTTGGTGCCGGAGGGGTGGGGAGGGTACGTGTACCCGTGGATAGAGGCGATGTCGACGTCGTACACGTGGCTGGAGGAGATAAGGCTGAAGAGGATGGTGGTGAGCGACGAGTGCTTGGAGCTCATCGCTAAGTCCTTTAAGAATTTTAAGGTTCTCGTGCTTTCTTCCTGCGAAGGCTTCTCCACCGATGGCCTCGCTGCTATCGCCGCCTCTTGCAGGTTCTATTGTCTTAGGCAGTTAGTTATAGAGGCTATAGTTAGTAacaatttgtttaatttgataTGTAAATAAACTTTTTGTTGTTGACGGAAGCATTTATCTTTATTCCTGGGTTATTCGCTCTCACTGAAtctactgaagtggtgggagaGATCTAGCCATTTTGGCCATTCCTCCCTTTTCTTTTaccttttttgttttctcttttatttttactaCCTTACTTAAGCTTTTTATTCCCTTACTTCTGCTTGTTTTACCATCTCGTACAATGTCTCTCTAACTAAAAGTAGTAATATACCATTTGAAGATAAATTTTTAGAAGTATTTGCATCAATATGCAAGTTTGAAACAGTTAGTTTCCTTTATAATTGGTAAACGTTTTAGTGGTTATTGATTCTTAATTTTTGggccttttttttctttttgctttccATGTTGATGTGTGCAAAATGGGTTAATATGATTACTAATTGTGTGATTCTTATGCAGGAATCTGAGAGAGCTTGATTTGCGTGAGAGTGATGTTGACGATGTTAGCGGCCACTGGCTTAGCCATTTCCCAGACACATACACTTCTTTGGTATCTCTCAATATCTCTTGCTTATCCTCTGAGCTCAGTTTCTCTGCTCTCGAAAGGCTGGTGACTAGGTGTCCCTCTCTCAAGTCTCTCAAGCTTAACCGAGCTGTTCCTCTCGAAAAACTGGCTATTTTACTTCAAAGAGCGCCTCAGCTTGAGGAATTTGGTACCGGTGGCTACACTGCTGATGTGCGTCCAGATGTGTTCTCTGATTTGTCCGTGGCTCTCTCTGGCTGCAAGAAGTTGAAGTGCTTATCTGGGTTTTGGGATGCTGCTCCTGCTTATCTTCCAGCTGTTTATTCCGTTTGCTGTCGGGTTACTACTTTGAACCTGAGTTATGCGACGGTTCAGAGTTATGATCTTGTCAAGCTTCTTAGCCAATGTCCTAAATTGCAGCGTCTCTGGGTGAGTTTAGTTTGACATTATGAGCAACATAATTTACGTAGACACCGTGCCTTTTTATTTAATTGGTGGTATGACTTATTGACATAGGTGTTGGATTACATCGAGGATACTGGTCTTGAAGTGCTTGCTTCAACCTGCAAGGACCTCCGCGAGCTGAGAGTGTTTCCGTCTGACCCTTTTGTCATGGAGGCAAACGTTGCATTGACGGAACAAGGGCTTGTCTCGGTCTCTATGGGCTGTCCAAAACTCGAGTCGGTTCTCTACTTCTGCCGTCAAATGACCAATGATGCGTTGGTAACCATTGCTAGGAACCGTCCCAACATGACCCGCTTCCGTTTGTGCATCATTGAGCCGAAAGCCCCTGACCATATGACTCTAGAGCCACTGGACGTGGGATTTGGAGCCATAGTTGAGCACTGCAAAAACCTCCGGCGGCTCTCCCTGTCAGGGCTCTTGACCGACAAGGTTTTCGAATACATTGGGACGTATGCAAAGAAGATGGAGATGCTGTCAGTGGCGTTTGCAGGAGAGAGTGACTTGGGGATGCATCATGTGTTGTCAGGGTGCGATAGTTTGAGGAAGCTAGAGATAAGGGACTGCCCGTTTGGAGACAAGGCGCTATTGGCCAATGCTTCGAAGCTGGAGACAATGCGATCTCTTTGGATGTCTTCTTGCTCGGTGAGTTTTGGAGCCTGCAAGTTATTAGGACAGAAGATGCCAAAGCTCAATGTGGAAGTCATCGATGAAAGGGGTCCGCCGGACTCGAGACCGGAGAGCTGCCCTGTTGAGAGAGTGTTCATATACCGAACAGTGGCGGGTCCTCGGTTTGACATGCCTGGCTTCGTCTGGAACATGGACCAACAACACTCAACCATGAGGGTTTGCCAGGGAAATGGTCACTACTAACAAATAAACGAGGTACAGTTTTTCATCAATCCTTGTTCATCGTCGCCCATATTCTAATTGTTCCAGTTTAGGaacacgagagagagagagagagagagagctctccATTAATTTAATCCTGAGCTGCTTCACATGACTACCAAGCTAATGAGCAATGAATAAGTGAAGAGAGAGGGAGGacatagagagaaagagatccgAGAGACCTTTGTTGTATGTTTGTTTGTCTTACTTACTGAGAGATTCTGGTGGGGTATTATTAGTTTTGTTCAGAGGACGATGAGAGATTTTTTAAGAGACAATTGTCAAACATGTAACTGTACTATTTGTTTGGACTCATGTTTTTTTAATCCTTTTCAATATGCTTTTTATCTCTGTCTCTGCCAATTTCATTTGCCCGGTTAGAGAAAACGTGTGCAGGTTATTCGGTTAAAGGAACAGCATACATTTCTTTGATCTCAGGGGCCCTAGACCCTAATGGATATCCTAATGGTGCTCTTATATACCAGAAGAATAGTTACAGTTTTGTCACTAGAGGGTAAAGACTAAAGAGAATCCAAAGATAGAAACAAAGAGAATCTTGCTattagttttgatattttggcAACTAAAACTGTAGCATCGTCAACTGTAGCTCGAAAATTAGCCAAACAACCATAGTCTACAACATATTTCTGTTTTGTGACCTAAAAAATACAtgggttttcatttttttttggtatccATGAGGTCCAAATGCAGTAAATATCATATGATTTAACACGGTGATATTTTGcatatttctttttgttgtcACCGCATAAGATGCTTATCTTTGAGTATCAATTTTCATACGTTATTATCT is from Brassica napus cultivar Da-Ae chromosome A4, Da-Ae, whole genome shotgun sequence and encodes:
- the LOC106444880 gene encoding protein TRANSPORT INHIBITOR RESPONSE 1; translation: MYKRVSLSFPEEVLEHVFSFIHVDKDRNSVSLVCKSWYEIERWCRRKVFVGNCYAVSPGRVIRRFPKLRSVELKGKPHFADFNLVPEGWGGYVYPWIEAMSTSYTWLEEIRLKRMVVSDECLELIAKSFKNFKVLVLSSCEGFSTDGLAAIAASCRNLRELDLRESDVDDVSGHWLSHFPDTYTSLVSLNISCLSSELSFSALERLVTRCPSLKSLKLNRAVPLEKLAILLQRAPQLEEFGTGGYTADVRPDVFSDLSVALSGCKKLKCLSGFWDAAPAYLPAVYSVCCRVTTLNLSYATVQSYDLVKLLSQCPKLQRLWVLDYIEDTGLEVLASTCKDLRELRVFPSDPFVMEANVALTEQGLVSVSMGCPKLESVLYFCRQMTNDALVTIARNRPNMTRFRLCIIEPKAPDHMTLEPLDVGFGAIVEHCKNLRRLSLSGLLTDKVFEYIGTYAKKMEMLSVAFAGESDLGMHHVLSGCDSLRKLEIRDCPFGDKALLANASKLETMRSLWMSSCSVSFGACKLLGQKMPKLNVEVIDERGPPDSRPESCPVERVFIYRTVAGPRFDMPGFVWNMDQQHSTMRVCQGNGHY